A genomic region of Zalophus californianus isolate mZalCal1 chromosome 11, mZalCal1.pri.v2, whole genome shotgun sequence contains the following coding sequences:
- the CLDN25 gene encoding putative claudin-25 has protein sequence MAWSFRGKAQLGGLLLSLLGWVCSCVTTILPQWKTLNLELNEVETWIMGLWEVCVNQEDIAVCKGFESFLSLPQELQVSRILMVASHGLGLLGLLLSGFGSECFQFHRIRWVFKRRLCLLGGTLEASASATTLFPVSWVAYATIEDFWDNSIPEIVPRWEFGDALYLGWAAGIFLALGGLFLIFSACLGKEDVPSLQMAGPTAPPFYAPADESNDSFSLTTRPRNLFI, from the coding sequence ATGGCCTGGAGTTTCCGTGGAAAAGCCCAGCTTGGAGgactgctcctctctctccttggctgggTCTGCTCCTGTGTCACCACCATCCTGCCTCAGTGGAAAACTCTCAATCTGGAACTGAACGAAGTGGAGACCTGGATTATGGGGCTTTGGGAGGTCTGCGTGAATCAGGAGGACATTGCCGTGTGCAAAGGCTTTGAGTCCTTCTTGTCTCTGCCCCAGGAGCTCCAGGTATCCCGCATTCTCATGGTAGCCTCCCATGGGCTGGGACTACTGGGGCTTCTGCTCTCTGGCTTTGGGTCCGAATGCTTCCAGTTTCACAGGATCAGATGGGTCTTTAAGAGGCGGCTTTGCCTTCTGGGAGGGACTTTGGAAGCATCAGCTTCAGCCACTACCCTCTTTCCAGTCTCTTGGGTAGCCTATGCCACAATCGAAGACTTCTGGGATAACAGCATCCCTGAGATTGTGCCTCGCTGGGAGTTTGGAGATGCCCTCTACCTGGGCTGGGCTGCTGGGATTTTCCTGGCCCTCGGTGGGTTATTCCTCATCTTCTCAGCCTGTCTGGGAAAAGAAGACGTGCCCTCTCTCCAGATGGCTGGCCCTACAGCCCCACCATTCTATGCTCCAGCAGATGAGTCCAATGATTCCTTCTCTCTAACAACAAGACCTAGGAACCTATTCATCTAG